The Fusarium graminearum PH-1 chromosome 2, whole genome shotgun sequence genome includes a region encoding these proteins:
- a CDS encoding phenylacrylic acid decarboxylase yields the protein MVRRVVNVTSPRLHQTWNQSCRGFRITSLDQTNQPDLYQDTTACSTKSVKSSKVRFLPPRPKRIVVGITGATGAPYAIRLLEILKELNVETHLIISKWALATLKYECSLTESQIRSLAHSNYTAKDMSAPIASGSFQHDGMVVVPCSMKTLAAIRIGFGDELIARAADVSLKENRKLVLAIRETPLNDIHLDNMLFLRRAGAVIFPPVPAFYTRPRSLEEVVDQSVGRMLDMLGFNMEGFERWDGFRKD from the coding sequence ATGGTCCGAAGGGTAGTCAATGTGACTTCTCCTCGTTTGCATCAGACATGGAACCAATCCTGTCGAGGATTCCGAATAACCTCGTTGGACCAGACAAACCAGCCTGATTTATATCAAGACACGACGGCATGTTCTACAAAGAGTGTTAAGTCATCCAAAGTACGCTTTCTGCCTCCTCGGCCAAAGCGTATCGTGGTGGGTATCACCGGCGCCACAGGTGCACCCTACGCTATCAGACTTCTCGAGATCCTCAAAGAACTTAATGTCGAAACACACCTAATAATCAGCAAATGGGCTCTTGCCACGTTGAAATATGAGTGCTCACTTACGGAATCTCAAATACGAAGTTTGGCACACAGCAACTACACCGCAAAAGACATGTCAGCCCCAATCGCATCAGGCTCTTTCCAGCACGACGGCATGGTAGTTGTGCCTTGCAGCATGAAAACACTAGCAGCAATCAGAATTGGCTTTGGCGATGAGCTAATCGCTCGCGCAGCAGATGTCAGCCTGAAGGAGAACAGGAAGCTTGTACTTGCGATCCGTGAGACTCCGCTCAACGACATACATTTGGATAACATGTTGTTCCTAAGAAGAGCTGGCGCCGTCATATTTCCACCCGTGCCAGCATTTTATACTCGGCCTAGGAGTCTCGAGGAGGTGGTCGATCAGAGCGTGGGTCGCATGTTGGACATGTTGGGGTTTAACATGGAAGGGTTTGAGCGATGGGACGGATTTAGGAAAGATTAA